Within Candidatus Glassbacteria bacterium, the genomic segment GGCGCAGGAGATTTGAGAGGGTCTGTCCCTAGTACGAGAGGACCGGGATGGACGAACCTCTAGTGTACCAGTTGTACCACCAGGTGCATCGCTGGGTAGCTATGTTCGGACGGGATAACCGCTGAAAGCATCTAAGTGGGAAGCCTTCCTCAAGATAAGATCTCCCCTTCGCTCGCTTCGGCGTGCGATCTGAAGGCCCCTGGAAGACTACCAGGTTGATAGGCTGGAGGTATAAGCATGGCGACATGTTCAGCCGACCAGTACTAATAGGCCGTGAGACTTGACCTGATTTAATTTCTTTGTCACTTGGGCGCTCGTGTCTTGACAAGGCAATCGATTTTCAAAAATCACCTTTGCCGGTGACTACAGCGAAGGGGAAACACCCGTTCCCATTCCGAACACGGCAGTTAAGCCCTTCTGCGCTGATGGTACTGCGGGGGTGACCCCGTGGGAGAGTAGGTCGTTGCCGGCTTTTTCCTTAAAACCCCGTCCTTACACAAGGACGGGGTTTTTTGTTGCCCCTTATCCCTCCGCCGTCTGGCGCGGACGGCTTTCCGTTGTTATCTTATCCGCGTTCTGAAAGCTAATGCTCATTCACGCTGACCGGGGTTGCGCAGGTGTCCGCTGGCATCTCTGGAAAATACCCCTGCCTCGTCATCGGCGGCGGGATTATCGGCTCCTCCGTAGCCCGCGAGCTGGCCTCCCGCGGCCGCGGACCCGTGGTTGTGCTCGACAAGGAACCCGAGCTGGGCCTCCACGCCTCGGGCCGCAACAGCGCAACAGCGGCGTGCTCCACAGCGGGATCAACCAGCAGCCCGGCTCGCTCAAGGCCCGCATGGCGGTGGAGGGCAACCGGCTCGCGCGCGAGTTCTGCACCGAGCACGGCGTGAGGATGGAGCGCTGCGGCACGATCGTGGTCAGCCGCGACGAGCGCGAGCTGGCGGTGCTGCACACGCTGCTGGAGATGGGCGCCGCCGCCGGGGTGGAGGGCCTGCGGATCATGGAGGCTGGCGAGCTGGCCGAGCGGGAGCCCTCGGCCGTGGGGGATAACGCCCTGCTCAGCCCCAACGGCGCGATTGTCGACAGCGAGGCGTTCGTCCGCGCGGTGGCCGATGACGCCCGGGCAAAGGGCGCGCAGTTCGTGATGAACGCCGAAGTGACCGCCATCAGGAAAAATACCGTGGTCAGCAAGGCCGGGGATTTCGAGGCGGGCCACGTGATCAATTGCGCCGGACTCTACTCGGACCGGATCGCCCGCATGATGGGCGCCGGCAAGGGCAAGCGGATTATCCCCTTCCGCGGCGAATACATGGAAATCACCGGGCTGCCCGTGAATTCGATGGTTTACCAGGCACCCGATCTGCGCTACCCGTTCCTCGGCGTGCATTTTACGAAAACGGTCGATGGCCGGGTGCTGGCCGGACCCACCGCCATGCTCTCGTTCGGCCGCGAGGCCTACGACAAGCAGATTGTCCCCGGCGACAGCATCGGCATGATCGCCAGTCTAAACTTCTGGCGGCTGGTTTCCAGCGGCAAGTTCCTGCGCCTCGTCTGGCACAACGGCAGGATATCTTTCTCCGACCGCGCTTTCCTGGCCGAGATCCGCACCCTGGCCCCCGATGTGGCAATGGATCAAATTAAGCCCTGCCGCTCTGGGATCAGGGCCCAGATGGTCGATAACAGCGGCCGGATGGTCAACGACATGGTTGTGGAATACCTGCCCGCCAGCACCCATGTCCTCAACGCGGTTTCCCCCGGCATGACCGCGGCCCTCGCGTTCGCCGGCCACGTGGTGGACGAAATAATCAACGGAAACTGACCTCGCCTCCAGGCCGACACCACCGGTCAGGAGCTGGTCCGGCTGCTCGACGTGATTTCAACGAATGGCACTCATTTTTTCCGCGAGTCCCGGCATTTTGATGCTCTCGCCGAGCTGCTCGAACATTGGGCGTCCAGGGGCCAACGCCGTTTCCGACTGTGGTGCAGAAATGATCGAGTTCGGCAGGCTGAACCTGTCGGTCTTTCCCTATCCGCTCAAAGGTCCGCTTGATATAATATTCTGCCGCAACGTGATGATCTATTTTGACAGCGATTTACGCAGCCGCGTACTGAATAACATGTACAGGCTGCTCAAGCCCGGAGGACACCTGATGGTCGGGCACGCGGAAAGCCTGACCGGCCTGGTGAGCCGGTTCAAGAATGTCCGGCCCTCGGTGTATATCAAGGACTAAGACTAGCTTGACAGGACCGAGGCGGCGCAGGGCCTCTTCCTCGGCGAGCAATCCCGTACAATTCTTCAGGTCCGATACCCTCCTGCGCACGAAGACCCTGCCTGATACGACAGGTGCAATCAATTCCCGTATATGATGAAAACCGGCTAAACTGTTGCAATTCAATGCCGTACGCCGATCGATAATCTGCTATTAAATTAGTTGACAAATACGATTAGTTGGGTGATAATATTAAAGTCCGAGTAAATATTCGCA encodes:
- a CDS encoding FAD-dependent oxidoreductase; the protein is MTGVAQVSAGISGKYPCLVIGGGIIGSSVARELASRGRGPVVVLDKEPELGLHASGRNSATAACSTAGSTSSPARSRPAWRWRATGSRASSAPSTA
- a CDS encoding FAD-dependent oxidoreductase; translation: MLHSGINQQPGSLKARMAVEGNRLAREFCTEHGVRMERCGTIVVSRDERELAVLHTLLEMGAAAGVEGLRIMEAGELAEREPSAVGDNALLSPNGAIVDSEAFVRAVADDARAKGAQFVMNAEVTAIRKNTVVSKAGDFEAGHVINCAGLYSDRIARMMGAGKGKRIIPFRGEYMEITGLPVNSMVYQAPDLRYPFLGVHFTKTVDGRVLAGPTAMLSFGREAYDKQIVPGDSIGMIASLNFWRLVSSGKFLRLVWHNGRISFSDRAFLAEIRTLAPDVAMDQIKPCRSGIRAQMVDNSGRMVNDMVVEYLPASTHVLNAVSPGMTAALAFAGHVVDEIINGN
- a CDS encoding methyltransferase domain-containing protein gives rise to the protein MALIFSASPGILMLSPSCSNIGRPGANAVSDCGAEMIEFGRLNLSVFPYPLKGPLDIIFCRNVMIYFDSDLRSRVLNNMYRLLKPGGHLMVGHAESLTGLVSRFKNVRPSVYIKD